TGGCAGTCCCAGTGCCATGATCCTACAGCTGGTGTCTTCATGACAGCAGCGTCCACGGGACAGCAGCTGATGCTCTCCTCATCCAGTGTCTGTTGCCTTTCAGAATTATCAGGTTCCCCTGGCAACTGGTAAAAGCTAAAGTAAGAAGGACCATCGAGGAAGCTTTGAAAGTCTGGAGCGACGTGACGCCGCTGACCTTCACGGAGGTGCAGGAGGGCCGGGCCGACATCGTCATCGATTTCACCAGGTAAGCAGGGTGGGCAGCAGCTCCCTCCTCCCAGAGCCGCAGCCTTGCAGGCCAGACCCCAGCGTCTCACCACAACAAAGAGCCGCCAGCACACAACTAAGGGACTTGCGTGGAGGCTCATGTTTCTGCTTTCAGACcctgggatttttttgtgtgttttatttttgtcagcTATGGGCTGCCTGGTGTAAGTGCAGCTGTTCCATGCTGGCTGTGCACAGTACTGCTGCTGATCATTCATTAATTCTCCTGGTACATTTACATTTCTCTGCCCACAGGCTGTTTTCCCaagcatttgtttttattttccatcttcAGGTCCTCCTTCCTGTCCCTTGACTGAACGACGTAACCGTCTGCCCAAAGACAAATATAGTTTCTTGGTTAAATGAATCTTGGCTCCCGGCCTAAAATTCACTTTTGGCAAAACATGCGCAGGGGCAGAGTCTTCCCTCTGCTGCATGTTTGCACGAAACTAATAAAGGCAGTGGAGACCGCCGAGGCAGCGCTGCAATGTGCATGCGGTGTGTCTGTGCCTCCCTCCCCTCACCAAGGTCTCCCCTGGGTTTCCTCCACCAGCCAGCAGCGGGCTTGGCGTGAGTGAGGACATGAGCATTTGCGGGGTTTGCTGCCAGCTGCCCCTCCACATCTCCTGGCTGCTCAGCTATGTTGACTTAATCTTGGCTCAAGCAGTCAACTCCTTAATTCTTTAGGCTCCGTGGTCAGCTTTGGGCTGGAAGCTGAATGGGGGGAGGAGAGAAACATCCCTGAGAAAACACACGAGCTCCCCAGGGCTTGGTGTGACCGAACTCTGCTTCCTCAGTGCCCCGATGCAGAACCAAGTTTGCAGCAATCCAAAGGGCTCAAAGCAGTCGATCAGGACTGGTGGGATGACCGTGGGGTGagaggcagagctgctgtcccCTGGCAGTACCTCCCACCTTTGGCCAGACGATGCTGCTTGCTGTAGGTGCTCATCTGTTGGTCTGAGGTGCAGTGTGTCTTCTCCCTAGGTACTGGCATGGGGATAACTTGCCTTTCGATGGGCCCGGAGGGATCCTGGCACACGCGTTCTTCCCCAAGACACACCGGGAGGGAGACGTCCATTTTGACTATGACGAGACCTGGACGATTGGGAACAACCTGGGTACGGTACTGTTTCACATGGAGCTGTGGATGCTCCAGGATGCTTATCAGGGCGCTAGGAAGTGATTCAGTTGTGGTGTGAACAGGCACCCTGTAAAACTGAGAGGCAGCAATCTTTTTTGTGGTGTGCATTGTCTTCTTGGACCACTTACAACTCTCCTGGTAGTATTCACTTTTTTTCTCATCACCCTTCAGCCCCAGCAAAGCCTGTGTCCAGAACCAGAACTCCCTTGTGTGAGGGGACACCCCTGAGAGCCGGCTCCTCTGCCCAGCCACATGCTTTGCCCCTTTGGAATTGCACCCAGGAGCTGTTAGaaatggagcagggaagggatgGAGGCTCAAGCACCGAGTGACACTGTTGTCTTCTGAAGGacaggctcagccccagcccctgcATGCATGCAGTGTTCACCGCCTGCCCACAAAGTATTTTCTCTTTGAACAAGTCCATAAAGGGAAACCAGCaggctccagctctgccctggtGGCCTGGGAATGCTCTGACCGTAAACAACACCACATCAAGACTCTTTTTtcattttgggatttttttttctctcttttttttttttcctaataatagACCCAAGCTGGTGGCTCCGCTCGGGCACTCAGGGTCTGGTGTGACAGTATCTCGTGAGATACTGCAGTACCGCCTGGGACCATCTGGATCAGTGCCCAAAGCATCCATTTCTGGAAGATCCACCAAAATTAACCCAGGTCAGCCGCTCCTCCTCCTTCCCAGTTTGTCTACAGGGACAAAGACACATTCACAAAGCCCAGGTTAAACCCCTGCCTCTCTGGGCTTTCCCAAAGGTTTTGTCCCTGTGTTCACAGCTCAGATGGGCTTCCCCAAAGGCCACTTTGCCAGCTTGAGTCTGTGTGGGGCACAGAACCGCTGTGTCCTCAGCCTTGTTCATGCTGACCACAACAGGAACCACAGAGCACCAGATCTTGCTGCAGAAGAGTTTCTGCTCCTGAGCGAAGGGTGGGCTCTGCCATATTCACCCTCTGTTGAGGTTACCTGTGTTGTTGATGAAATTCCTACATTCTCCCACAAAGACAGTGTTGGAGGCAAACCAGGAACTGGAAAGGGATGCCAATTCCCAGCAGAGTCCAGCCTTATTCCATGGCCTTTCTCCCCCTCCACATCTTCCATAAATAAATGTTGTAAAAGCTCCTTGCAGCTAATTGCCATTTAATATGCTGAGAAGAGTTTTATGATATAAACATGGATAAATCCTTATCTCAGCTCTCAGTGAGGTGGGGAAATCCTTAGCCCCATTTTACAGGTGGGAGAGCAGAAGTGGGAGGAGGGCTCAGGTGTGCCCTGGGGTCACCCCAGAGCCGTGCAGGACGCAGGGTTCCACGTGGAGAATCTTCTGCGAGGGACACAGGGATGTCCCCAGCACAGCTTCAGGCTGCTCACCTCCCCTAGAGAGGCTGACAAAAGCACAGCCCATCTGCCAACACTGGAAAGCATCAAGTGAGGAGCCTGCCAAACTAAACAGAACCGTCTGAAAGTTTGGAATAAATCACTGACACAGAAATCCCACTTTCTCAGCTGACCTAGATGTGTCCGTTCAATTGGGTCAGTGCCATGCGAATTCAGCACATCAACGTAAAGCTGACCAGCGGAGGAAGACAAGGGCTCACCTTCCCCTCTGCCCTTCacagccattcctcccagctgcacctcccttgtcccatcccatcccatcccatcccaactgAAGCGACCTGCTCCCCTGGAGCCAGCCAGGAGACCCCGCTCGGAGCCGCGCTGCTGCCTCACTCGCATCCCCGCCTTTCTCATCGCTCGGGCTGCAGCTCGGAGCAATTTCTGGCTGAAAGCGAGTGAATGAATATGCTGAGACTTGTCAACAAACAGCCCTGCTCAGAAGTTTCACTGCTTAATATGCCTCTCTTCCAGCTTTCCCTGAGATTTATCAACTTCAAAAAAGATCCACTGGAAGCTAAACATCACCTGCCAAATGACATTCTTGCATACTGAAACTcacttttcccccctccttttccagATGCTCCCAGGTCATGTATTCCTAAAATGCGATCTTCCATACATCTGCTGGAGTCTGGTGAAGAAGACCCATTCTTTCACCCTGGAGGATTTGTTATAGATTTATTTCTAAATGTCACCTTCTTGCTACAGTCCACACACAAGCAATAAATGAGCtccctctgctgtctgtgtgacAGCAGCCATTAGCAAGTGTTCCCTTCCTGACACCGGTTATCTGCACAGTGGACATGATCTAACTGGGACCTGGCACACTCGGGCTGCAGCCAACAACTGCTGCAAGGCTGGGTGGACAAACACCAACCTCACCACCCCATCACCTATGTCTATGGGCCAGACTTCCTTTTCCATGCAAATGTCTCCTCTCCAAAAGTGCATGGAAAACCCTTTTCTTCCTGATAGCTGATGAGGTGCAGGAGCCCCTGGCGACAGAATTACAAATTACCAACATGTCCAGGCTAGTACCTGAGTGTTCGATTTCACTCATGGTGCTCCTGGACAAGTGGATCCATTTATTATGGCTTTTGACTCCTTAAAACAAGAAGCAAACAAGGTGCAGAGGAAAAGTCTGGGAACAACAACCTGCAAGCACCGTAGGAGGTGGTTTTCTCTTGCCTGGCATCAGGTTCCTATGAGACACCACGTGTGCTGTCAGTAATGGGTAGAAGTGAGCTGAGGAGGCAGGCGTCCTGTCTGCATGCACAGCTTGCGGGTGGCACACGAGCAGGCGAAAGAATCTCCCATCTCTTCCCTTTGCAGGCACCGACCTTCTCCAAGTGGCTGCTCATGAGTTTGGTCACGTCCTGGGCCTGCAGCACACAGCTGTCTCCAAGTCACTGATGTCTCCTTTCTACATCTTCCGCTACCCGCTGAGTCTGAGCGAGGATGATAAGCAAGGCATCCAGTACCTCTACGGGAAACCCAAGCTGGATCCTGACCCGACCCCAACCCCGccagcagagctgccccagcCGGACCTCGAAACAAATGAGATCACCCACGTAGAGGTGAGTGAACATCCCGGTTTGTTCCCCGCTGCGGGACTGTCCCTACTAGCAGCTGGCTCACAGGTGGTTTGGTGTCCGTGTCCTCCACCCCTGCTGCTGGGCACAGGTCTGGACCTCAGGGGATGCAGGGAGGGGGCTTGGGGCTAACGACAGGACAGCTGCCTGGACACGGGGACCTACCATCTGCTGAACCCAGCCTGGGCAAGGGGACCTCCCCAAATCCCTGCGCCTGACCGGCCGCGCTTTGGCAGTCCGAGCAGCCTGATGCCTGCGACACAGCCTTCGACGCCGCCTCCACCATCCGAGGGGAGCTGTTCTTCTTCAAGTCCCGCTACGTGTGGCGGCTGCGAGCTGGAAAGCTGCAGGACGGGTACCCAGCGCTGGCCTCTCGCCACTGGCAGGGGATCCCCAGCTCTGTCGATGCCACCTTTGAGGACCCTCTGGGCAATATCTGGTTTTTCCAAGGTAAGAGCTGGACTGGGATCAGACAGTTTGGAAATGCATCTTTACTGAGGAGTATTCAGGACCCGACAAGTCGCTGGGAGAAAGAACCTCCTGGGCATCCTCGGCAATCCAGTGATGCttgttatttgttttcttctctttttagcTTCAACTTTTTAGCAGATATtgaggggggaagagagaaggaggggtCACTTTAATTTTAGACACAGCCAAAATATCCCATTCTCCTCCTCTAGAACACAAATGTTtgttttgaacctctgtcctggcaatgctgctggcagaggagggggaaggaaacGCTGCAtccccccagctgccctggggagcaCTGCACTAGAGAGAGCCCCAGACACGTTCTCAGGTTGTGAAACTCCTGTGCCCCCACGTCCCTGCTCAGGGGATGGACAGTATTTTGTCTGTTCCTCAGAGATCTGGACGCGGAGCTTCTGTAGCACCCCCAGCCTGAACGAGCCCGCAGAGAGCCTGTGTGCAGAGCCAGGCAACCTCCCGCTGCCCTGGGGATTAAAAACCCATCACCCACGGGAGGCCAGACCTCCTCCTGACCTTCTCTGGACTTCAAGACCAGCAACAATCCCTATTTCAGCTCCAGTATAATGCTCTTTCCAAGTGTAAATGTAACAGCGAGGATGCAGAGTGATGTAGGGACCCGAGTGCCCTGGGTGAGCATGCCCTGTCTGCACCGTGGAACTGAGAAGCAGAGAGCAGAGCAGGCGGCTCCGCGGCAGCGTTCCTGCACAGACAGATCACTTAGCACCTGACCTGCACACAGGGACTCACAGTGCTAAAATTGGCAGGCTCCTACCATGAGTTAAAATGAGATAAGGTGAAAGTATTACATGCCGCAGGCTAATTACAGAGATTCCCATTTTAATCTAATCTGGAAATGTGCTTCTAGTCTCTATTTCAGTTTGGCAACTTCTCCCCGGTTTCTGTAGCTCGCTCCTTCACAGCCGCACGCCCCCTTTGTGCCTGTGCATGCCCACGTATGTTCTGTGTTCTCCAAGCACTGAGTGCAGGGTAGAGGCTGGTCACTCCAGCTAAGTATTTTATTATAACTGCTACAAATAGAGAAAAGACAGCTGCTGCAATGACCCTCCTCACCCCACACTGACACCCTCAGGCTGGACTGAGGTGGGAGTCAACTCCTTGCACTGGTGGCACTTTGGGCACCTGTCAGTGACAGTGTCCATGAGACTGGTGGGGTTTTTCCCTCCCACACAGCTTTCTCTGGGAGCTCTGCCAAGGTACCAGTTCCAGTTGCACAGTTGACTGCCAAATTATCAGGTACCAAATAGCTTCGGAACCCTTGTCTCCCTTTCCTGTCTCCTCGCCAGATTCTCAGTACTGGATTTACG
This DNA window, taken from Patagioenas fasciata isolate bPatFas1 chromosome 17, bPatFas1.hap1, whole genome shotgun sequence, encodes the following:
- the MMP11 gene encoding stromelysin-3, whose translation is MSDPAPPGMARPPLPAAAALLAAALLHCAPAAPARRHKPDVSRKHHTWKEQSPWLSPLVNAVGTRVPTKGFPVGTDEQVTHWNPPRCGVPDLPVLPDGQNGRNRQKRFVLSGGRWDKTDLTYKIIRFPWQLVKAKVRRTIEEALKVWSDVTPLTFTEVQEGRADIVIDFTRYWHGDNLPFDGPGGILAHAFFPKTHREGDVHFDYDETWTIGNNLGTDLLQVAAHEFGHVLGLQHTAVSKSLMSPFYIFRYPLSLSEDDKQGIQYLYGKPKLDPDPTPTPPAELPQPDLETNEITHVESEQPDACDTAFDAASTIRGELFFFKSRYVWRLRAGKLQDGYPALASRHWQGIPSSVDATFEDPLGNIWFFQDSQYWIYDGERRVSGPTPIVELGLPASPVQAALVWGAEKNKIYIFSGGNYWRFHPHTRQVDNIYPRTMADWRGVPQEIDAAFQDELGFAYFLRGQDYWKFDPVQVKVLEGYPRQISQDFFSCTPSSNSFR